The proteins below come from a single Corylus avellana chromosome ca3, CavTom2PMs-1.0 genomic window:
- the LOC132174985 gene encoding E3 ubiquitin-protein ligase HOS1, whose product MDRRFNGPTAPSSSPYGAASTAATRSPSPPPQPNYSSRPVQEALEHLASIDLFELCDEAKVERCRATRDLRSCGRSVQYVLISCGHASLCAECSQRCDLCPICRIPIPKNGNRQRLRLYYECIAAGLISKRCDEKFQEREDGDKQLTADVQRLYSLFDVALENNLVSLICHYVTDVCMDESAVSSDPVIAFLLDEVVVKDWCKRAFRNITTELQGIYNLEVGEMNTKLSLLLKCYVQLAGICNVLEVLESSFKGTLSAQLRDLHHLQESILKTKQHLEMMMWCIRHQFLENVQSRYTNFTSWRSLVRERKSAAIKRSWPDAVNYSAEPTRQDGSLFIEDALVNLDIEQGATLETGEQSEVALLLKSGVSAILQSRIEGVAGCYPFKSLRNAVDILFLCGSSDLVVAKQAILLYYLFDRHWEMPDETWRDIMEDFAATFSITRHSLLESLVFYLLDDHTDEALQEACRLLPDISGPATHPKIAQVLLERNNPDTALMVLRWSGGDGGLQMVSLSEAVTAVRVRVECGLLTEAFTHQRMLCTRVREKKLKPGPSGNASDNFKGELRNWVEWVEILVTEICCLCIRRNLVDRMIELPWNSDEEKHIHKCLLDFSIEDPSTSSGSLLVVFYLQRYRYTEAYQVDLKLQTVEQEFISKSSDSEEVLLRIRSASQWRARLIDNCMELLPEVQRQQVKSGKLPETAFDFGEEVEMAAKSDLPKVQEPISTSLLIPSSTDSSLLLRMDHTAPFVRSSVFETPTRLHGSVNNHRSEHVTYGSPSILHERGLKPISKDFKLDETSTPGTRRASPLNVSPLREISKANYSNLQDGSPETEQNGFINQFLNASPPYSHRLTTNRVSTPSSDYGLFKDSVEGLDTNLFGKRIQSDRDYRLQNVVSSDDPMDDSFSHGEKGFAAAVRNSNGGPRWRSDETSDEEEEHTPGRSIGMAYQTPPTRRTRRSRLAKR is encoded by the exons ATGGACCGGAGATTCAATGGCCCGACCGCTCCTTCGAGCTCCCCCTACGGCGCAGCCTCCACCGCCGCCACTAGATCGCCCTCTCCGCCTCCGCAACCTAACTACAGCAGCCGACCCGTTCAG GAAGCACTGGAACACTTGGCATCCATTGACCTGTTTGAGTTGTGTGATGAAGCAAAAGTTGAACGTTGTCGGGCAACTAGAGACTTGAGAAGCTGTGGACGCTCTGTACAGTATGTTTTGATCTCATGTGGACATGCCTCTTTGTGTGCAGAGTGTAGTCAACGGTGTGATCTTTGCCCTATATGTAGAATCCCAATACCAAAGAATGGTAATAGACAACGACTTCGCCTGTATTATGAGTGCATAGCAGCTGGCCTTATCTCCAAAAGATGTGATGAGAAATTTCAAGAGAGGGAAGACGGGGACAAGCAACTAACTGCTGATGTCCAACGTCTCTATTCTCTGTTTGATGTTGCCCTGGAGAATAACTTAGTTTCTTTGATTTGTCACT ATGTAACAGATGTTTGTATGGATGAAAGTGCAGTGTCTAGTGATCCTGTCATAGCTTTCTTATTGGATGAAGTGGTTGTCAAGGATTGGTGCAAGAGGGCGTTCAGAAACATCACAACAGAACTTCAAGGAATTT ATAATCTTGAAGTGGGTGAGATGAACACTAAGTTGAGTTTACTACTTAAGTGTTATGTTCAGCTGGCTGGCATATGCAATGTGCTTGAAGTTTTGGAGTCATCTTTTAAGGGGACTCTTTCAGCACAGCTTCGTGACTTGCACCACCTTCAAGAGAGTATATTGAAGACGAAGCAG cATTTGGAGATGATGATGTGGTGTATAAGACATCAATTTCTGGAGAATGTGCAATCTCGGTATACTAATTTCACATCATGGCGTTCTCTTGTCCGTGAACGGAAATCAGCTGCAATTAAGCGTTCATGGCCTGATGCAGTAAATTACTCTGCAGAGCCCACTAGACAGGATGGTTCCTTGTTCATTGAAGATGCGTTGGTGAATCTTGATATAGAGCAGGGAGCTACACTCGAAACAGGGGAGCAATCAGAAGTTGCATTACTGCTGAAAAGTGGAGTCTCAGCAATTCTCCAGTCGAGGATAGAAGGGGTGGCAGGGTGCTAtccttttaaaagtttaagaaatGCAGTTGATATACTCTTCTTATGTGGAAGTTCTGATTTGGTGGTTGCAAAGCAGGCAATT CTTCTCTATTATCTGTTTGATCGACATTGGGAAATGCCTGATGAAACATGGAGAGACATCATGGAGGACTTTGCAGCTACCTTTAGTATTACCAGGCACTCATTACTTGAATCTTTAGTTTTTTATCTGTTGGATGACCACACAGACGAGGCGCTGCAG GAAGCTTGTCGCCTTCTTCCAGATATCTCAGGCCCAGCAACTCATCCTAAGATTGCACAAGTGTTGTTAGAAAGGAATAATCCTGATACAGCTCTAATGGTTTTACGGTGGTCTGGGGGTGATGGTGGATTACAGATGGTTTCGCTTAGTGAGGCTGTCACTGCCGTTCGGGTGAGGGTGGAGTGTGGACTTCTGACTGAAGCATTTACGCATCAGAGAATGCTCTGCACCAGAGTCAGGGAAAAGAAGTTGAAGCCTGGACCATCTGGGAATGCTTCTGATAATTTTAAAGGTGAACTTAGGAATTGGGTGGAATGGGTGGAGATATTGGTAACTGAAATCTGTTGCCTTTGTATACGAAGGAACTTGGTAGATCGAATGATAGAGTTGCCATGGAATTCTGATGAGGAGAAACATATCCATAAATGCCTGTTGGACTTTTCTATTGAAGACCCTTCAACAAGTTCTGGAAGTCTTCTTGTCGTATTCTATCTTCAG CGCTACCGATATACTGAAGCATACCAAGTTGATCTTAAACTTCAGACAGTGGAGCAGGAGTTCATTTCAAAGAGTTCTGACAGCGAAGAAGTTTTATTGAGAATAAGATCAGCAAGTCAGTGGAGAGCAAGATTGATT GATAATTGCATGGAGTTGCTGCCAGAAGTCCAGAGGCAACAAGTGAAGTCTGGAAAATTGCCTGAGACTGCTTTTGACTTTggtgaagaagttgaaatggcaGCAAAATCTGATCTTCCTAAGGTGCAAGAGCCAATATCGACCAGTTTATTGATTCCCTCATCTACTgattcttctcttcttctgcGGATGGACCATACAGCTCCTTTTGTGAGATCATCGGTTTTTGAAACTCCTACAAGACTACATGGATCTGTCAACAATCATCGCTCTGAACATGTTACGTATGGCTCCCCATCAATTCTCCATGAAAGGGGACTAAAACCTATCAGCAAAGATTTCAAATTGGATGAAACCTCAACTCCTGGTACTCGTCGGGCTAGTCCCTTGAATGTCTCACCATTGAGAGAAATTAGTAAGGCTAACTATAGCAATCTCCAAGACGGATCACCGGAAACAGAACAAAATGGGTTTATCAACCAATTCCTAAATGCTAGTCCTCCATACTCCCACAGGCTTACCACTAATCGAGTAAGTACACCTAGTAGTGACTATGGCTTGTTCAAAGATTCTGTGGAGGGCCTGGACACTAATTTGTTTGGCAAAAGGATCCAGTCTGATAGAGATTATCGACTTCAGAATGTAGTCTCCTCAGATGATCCAATGGACGATTCTTTTAG CCATGGAGAGAAGGGTTTTGCTGCTGCTGTTCGCAATTCGAATGGTGGACCAAGATGGAGGTCTGATGAAACCagtgatgaggaagaggagcaCACTCCAGGGAGAAGTATCGGAATGGCTTATCAAACACCTCCCACAAGGAGAACAAGAAGAAGTAGACTAGCCAAGAGGTGA
- the LOC132173485 gene encoding UPF0676 protein C1494.01-like isoform X4, which translates to MTEALKLPIIDLSSPDPVSTANSIRQACTEYGFFYLVNPGVEQELVERVFAESSNFFSLPLEEKMKLARKEHRGYTPLYAENLDPTSTSKGDSKESFYIGPLEDITTVVDLNQWPSEGNSRSSNFLETYNGKFL; encoded by the exons ATGACGGAGGCTCTGAAACTCCCTATCATAGACCTGTCCTCACCGGATCCCGTCTCCACCGCCAATTCAATCCGTCAG GCATGCACAGAATATGGTTTCTTCTACCTTGTGAATCCTGGGGTGGAGCAAGAATTGGTTGAGAGAGTATTTGCGGAGAGCAGCAACTTCTTCTCACTCCCTTTGGAGGAAAAGATGAAACTGGCTCGCAAGGAACACAGAGGCTATACGCCGCTGTATGCTGAGAACCTCGATCCCACTTCCACTTCCAAAG GTGACTCGAAAGAGAGCTTTTATATTGGCCCTTTAGAAGATATTACAACTGTGGTTGATTTGAATCAATGGCCTTCAGAAG GAAATTCCAGAAGTTCTAACTTCTTGGAGACATACAATGGAAAGTTTCTATAG
- the LOC132173485 gene encoding UPF0676 protein C1494.01-like isoform X3, whose product MTEALKLPIIDLSSPDPVSTANSIRQACTEYGFFYLVNPGVEQELVERVFAESSNFFSLPLEEKMKLARKEHRGYTPLYAENLDPTSTSKGDSKESFYIGPLEDITTVVDLNQWPSEEVLTSWRHTMESFYRKVRWKKITFSTCFGFERR is encoded by the exons ATGACGGAGGCTCTGAAACTCCCTATCATAGACCTGTCCTCACCGGATCCCGTCTCCACCGCCAATTCAATCCGTCAG GCATGCACAGAATATGGTTTCTTCTACCTTGTGAATCCTGGGGTGGAGCAAGAATTGGTTGAGAGAGTATTTGCGGAGAGCAGCAACTTCTTCTCACTCCCTTTGGAGGAAAAGATGAAACTGGCTCGCAAGGAACACAGAGGCTATACGCCGCTGTATGCTGAGAACCTCGATCCCACTTCCACTTCCAAAG GTGACTCGAAAGAGAGCTTTTATATTGGCCCTTTAGAAGATATTACAACTGTGGTTGATTTGAATCAATGGCCTTCAGAAG AAGTTCTAACTTCTTGGAGACATACAATGGAAAGTTTCTATAGAAAG GTCCGCTGGAAAAAAATTACTTTCTCTACTTGCTTTGGCTTTGAACGAAGATGA